The Chryseolinea soli genome contains a region encoding:
- a CDS encoding nitrilase family protein — protein sequence MEDIKIATAQFENRSGDKEYNLATIDRLCAKAVAQGARMVAFHECSVTGYTFARHLSRQQMLDLAEYIPQGPSIDRLQGIAKKYDIAVLAGLFEKDEDDQLHKAYVCVDKNGLVAKHWKLHPFINPNLLPGEAYTVFEWEGWKFGVLICYDNNIVENVRATTLLGAQVIFMPHVTMCTPSTRPGAGFVDPALWKNREKDPTSLRLEFDGMKGRGWLMKWLPARAYDNAVYAVFANPIGMDDDQLKNGCSMILDPFGDILTECRTLGDEVVTATLTPEKLTQAGGYRYIQARRPDLYRDVIGMEHTPLQRVVWLKPEKK from the coding sequence ATGGAAGATATAAAAATTGCTACGGCTCAGTTTGAAAATCGGAGTGGGGACAAGGAGTATAATCTGGCGACGATCGACCGGCTGTGTGCCAAGGCCGTGGCACAGGGGGCGCGTATGGTGGCGTTTCATGAATGCTCCGTGACGGGCTATACATTCGCCCGGCACTTGTCGCGACAGCAGATGTTGGATTTGGCTGAGTATATACCGCAGGGGCCTTCCATTGACCGGCTGCAGGGGATTGCCAAAAAATACGATATCGCAGTGCTCGCGGGCTTGTTTGAAAAAGATGAAGACGACCAACTTCACAAAGCCTATGTCTGTGTGGACAAGAATGGCCTGGTCGCCAAGCATTGGAAGTTGCATCCGTTCATCAATCCCAACTTGTTGCCCGGTGAAGCCTATACCGTGTTTGAATGGGAAGGATGGAAATTTGGTGTGCTCATTTGTTATGATAACAACATCGTCGAGAATGTGAGGGCCACCACGCTTTTAGGTGCACAGGTTATTTTTATGCCCCATGTCACCATGTGCACCCCCTCAACACGACCCGGCGCGGGCTTTGTCGATCCGGCCCTTTGGAAGAACCGCGAAAAAGATCCCACGTCCTTGCGCCTGGAGTTCGATGGCATGAAGGGCAGGGGATGGCTTATGAAATGGCTCCCCGCACGGGCCTACGACAACGCGGTCTATGCCGTGTTTGCCAACCCCATCGGCATGGACGACGACCAGCTAAAGAACGGCTGCTCCATGATCCTCGACCCGTTTGGAGATATCCTCACCGAATGCCGAACGCTAGGCGATGAAGTGGTGACGGCAACGTTGACCCCGGAAAAACTTACACAAGCCGGAGGCTATCGCTACATCCAAGCCCGACGACCTGATCTTTATCGCGACGTGATCGGAATGGAACATACACCCTTGCAGCGTGTGGTGTGGTTGAAGCCGGAGAAGAAATAA
- a CDS encoding glycoside hydrolase family 9 protein — protein sequence MKRSSRLVHLILVSLFALITQTTLAQKARVLINHLGYEATGPKHAVIQGKASDEVTTFSIKDYTTNTPVFSGNATKTGPVKKWKDWHFWTVDFDAVTKEGTYIIECATNGGTIQSFPFVIQKDLLERNTLSNVVYYFKGQRASGLLDKADSNVKLEDTDTHVDAHGGWYDATGDYGKHLSHLSFSTYFNPQQISLTVWSLFRTYALMDARNDVAFKQYKRKTLDEAMFGADYLVRVKNPNGSFYRSVSGPGPEKKPEDRKIGKDHKGYAIKTIETKDKTNYGNIESVQNQATYEVSYRAGAGVSIAALAMASTYPVSGDFTSADYLKAAEDAFAFLEKNNVAYTNDGKENILDDYCALMGATELYKVTKKPVYKQAADKRAKNLMDRLTTTGTYKNYWRADDGVRPFFHAADAGLPVVSLVNYLPVADEATRKKVLETVRKSLAFELEVTREINNPFGYARQLVQNKDGVKRTTFFFPHDTEAAPWWQGENARLGSLATAARLAAPYFKDDAAFYNQLQTYAWNQLNWILGLNPYDASMLHGTGRNNIAYMFFGTYQYTNAPGGICNGITGGFEDEDGIDYDLSYLKTGKDDDWRWAEQWLPHGAWYLVSTAVR from the coding sequence ATGAAAAGATCTTCCCGCCTTGTGCACCTGATTTTAGTGAGCCTCTTCGCGCTCATCACACAAACCACCTTGGCCCAAAAAGCAAGAGTGCTCATCAACCACCTCGGCTACGAAGCCACGGGGCCGAAGCACGCCGTCATACAAGGCAAAGCCTCCGATGAAGTGACCACCTTCTCCATAAAAGATTACACCACCAACACCCCGGTGTTTTCCGGCAACGCCACAAAGACCGGCCCCGTGAAAAAATGGAAGGACTGGCACTTCTGGACCGTTGACTTCGACGCGGTGACAAAAGAGGGCACCTACATCATCGAGTGCGCCACCAACGGCGGCACCATCCAATCGTTTCCGTTTGTCATCCAAAAAGACCTGTTGGAGCGGAACACCCTGTCGAACGTCGTGTATTATTTCAAAGGACAGCGCGCCTCGGGCTTGCTCGACAAAGCCGACAGCAATGTGAAACTCGAAGACACGGACACACATGTTGACGCTCACGGCGGCTGGTATGATGCCACGGGCGATTATGGCAAGCACCTGTCACACCTGTCGTTCTCCACCTACTTCAACCCGCAACAGATCTCGCTCACCGTGTGGAGCCTGTTCAGGACCTATGCCCTGATGGACGCCCGCAACGATGTGGCTTTCAAACAATACAAACGCAAGACCCTGGACGAAGCCATGTTTGGCGCCGATTACCTGGTGCGGGTTAAAAATCCGAATGGATCTTTCTATCGTTCGGTGTCCGGTCCCGGTCCCGAGAAGAAACCGGAAGACCGCAAGATCGGCAAGGATCACAAAGGCTACGCCATCAAAACCATCGAGACAAAAGACAAGACCAACTATGGCAACATCGAGAGCGTTCAAAACCAGGCGACCTACGAAGTGAGCTATCGGGCCGGCGCCGGTGTGTCCATTGCCGCGCTGGCCATGGCCAGCACATACCCGGTGTCGGGCGATTTTACATCGGCCGACTATTTGAAAGCTGCGGAAGATGCGTTTGCTTTCCTCGAGAAGAACAATGTGGCGTATACAAACGATGGTAAAGAGAACATTCTTGACGACTATTGTGCCCTGATGGGCGCTACTGAACTCTATAAGGTTACGAAGAAACCGGTCTATAAACAGGCTGCCGACAAACGCGCGAAAAATCTCATGGATCGCCTCACTACCACCGGCACCTATAAAAACTATTGGCGCGCCGACGATGGCGTTCGCCCCTTCTTTCACGCGGCCGACGCCGGGTTGCCCGTGGTGTCGCTGGTGAACTATCTTCCCGTAGCCGATGAAGCAACGCGGAAGAAGGTGTTGGAGACGGTACGGAAGTCGCTCGCGTTCGAGTTGGAAGTTACCCGTGAGATCAACAACCCGTTTGGCTATGCCCGTCAACTCGTGCAAAACAAAGACGGCGTGAAGCGCACGACGTTCTTCTTTCCCCACGACACGGAAGCTGCGCCCTGGTGGCAAGGTGAAAATGCACGCCTCGGCTCGCTGGCGACGGCAGCCCGCCTGGCAGCACCTTACTTTAAAGACGACGCTGCTTTCTACAATCAACTGCAGACCTACGCCTGGAATCAACTCAATTGGATCCTGGGGTTAAATCCGTATGATGCCAGCATGTTGCATGGAACCGGGCGGAACAACATTGCGTATATGTTCTTCGGTACGTATCAATACACGAATGCACCGGGCGGCATCTGCAATGGCATTACGGGTGGATTCGAGGATGAGGATGGTATTGATTATGATCTGAGCTATCTGAAGACCGGTAAAGACGATGATTGGCGTTGGGCGGAACAGTGGCTGCCGCATGGGGCGTGGTATTTGGTGAGCACGGCGGTGCGGTAG
- a CDS encoding aminotransferase class V-fold PLP-dependent enzyme, producing MLNRRQLIQRLSGFPLLGGLFAATSLPTLTVAGTPKQAPKRDLYKELGIRTFINAAGTLTFMTGSLMHDEVLDTITGSAKDFCMLDEVQDKVGERIAKLVHSEAAVVTSGAFSGMTLGLAGILTGMDQKKVPQLPHLEYTGMKSEVICQKAHDIGYNQALTNTGCKIVQVETAEDVAKAVNERTAVMHFLNIEADKGKIMHEEWVALGKKFGVPTSIDIAADVPPVSNLWRFNDMGFDFVVVSGGKAMRGPQSAGILMGKKDLIAAARLHMAPRGSTIGRGMKVNKEEILGMYVALEKYVNADHDKEWKEWETAIAVIQNAVKPLNGVTTEIHVPPLGNHTPTLRIAWDKEKVKTTDKDLKEALRGGTPSIEVGNAGENAINVTVFMLKPGQEKIVATRLKEELSKASA from the coding sequence ATGTTAAATCGCAGACAACTTATCCAACGCCTCTCCGGCTTTCCCCTGCTGGGCGGGCTGTTTGCTGCCACATCCCTACCCACGCTCACGGTTGCCGGCACACCCAAACAGGCACCCAAGCGCGACCTTTATAAAGAGCTCGGCATACGCACCTTTATTAACGCCGCCGGCACGCTCACCTTCATGACCGGTTCACTCATGCACGACGAAGTGCTGGACACCATCACGGGCAGCGCCAAGGACTTCTGTATGCTGGACGAAGTGCAGGACAAAGTAGGCGAACGCATCGCCAAGCTGGTACACTCCGAAGCCGCTGTAGTCACCTCGGGAGCCTTCTCGGGCATGACCCTGGGGTTGGCGGGTATCCTCACCGGTATGGATCAAAAGAAAGTACCGCAGCTTCCCCACCTGGAATACACCGGGATGAAATCGGAAGTGATCTGCCAAAAGGCACACGATATCGGATATAATCAAGCCTTGACCAATACGGGTTGTAAGATCGTGCAAGTAGAGACCGCCGAAGACGTGGCCAAGGCCGTGAACGAACGCACCGCCGTGATGCACTTCCTCAACATCGAAGCCGACAAAGGCAAGATCATGCACGAAGAATGGGTAGCCCTCGGAAAGAAGTTTGGCGTCCCCACATCCATCGACATCGCAGCCGACGTGCCGCCGGTGAGCAACCTCTGGCGCTTCAACGATATGGGTTTCGACTTCGTGGTCGTCTCCGGTGGAAAGGCCATGCGCGGCCCTCAGAGTGCGGGCATCCTCATGGGGAAGAAAGATCTTATTGCCGCCGCCCGCCTGCACATGGCTCCCCGCGGTTCGACCATCGGTCGCGGCATGAAAGTAAATAAAGAAGAGATCCTGGGCATGTATGTGGCCTTGGAGAAGTATGTGAACGCCGATCACGACAAAGAATGGAAGGAATGGGAAACGGCAATTGCTGTTATCCAGAATGCCGTGAAGCCGCTCAACGGTGTGACCACCGAAATACATGTGCCCCCGCTGGGCAACCATACCCCTACCCTACGCATCGCGTGGGACAAAGAGAAAGTGAAGACCACCGACAAAGATCTGAAGGAAGCCTTGCGCGGCGGCACCCCTTCGATCGAAGTGGGCAACGCCGGCGAGAATGCCATCAATGTGACGGTGTTCATGCTGAAGCCCGGCCAGGAAAAGATCGTGGCCACCCGTCTGAAGGAAGAATTATCAAAAGCTTCTGCATAG
- a CDS encoding carbohydrate-binding family 9-like protein, producing the protein MMNRLLLFVLLVGCHRVVFAFRPVADSATIVVKKTADFKVNGEGTAPAWANAAWIPVTVQESPSGKSMPTRAKVLYSDKGVYFLFVSEDQKLTTTLTEDFVGLWKEDVVEVFLWPDQSMPVYFEYELSPMNYELPILVPNFKGRAMGWQPWHYADERKTQHATSAQGGEKKSGASVKSWTAEIFIPFRLLGPLVSGTPKPGDRWRANLYRIDYDNGATYYAWRHTSMVKGSNFHEYDRFGTLLFE; encoded by the coding sequence ATGATGAACAGGCTTCTCCTTTTTGTATTGCTTGTCGGTTGTCATCGTGTGGTCTTCGCGTTTCGCCCCGTCGCCGATTCGGCAACGATCGTGGTGAAGAAGACTGCCGATTTCAAGGTCAATGGTGAAGGCACGGCGCCCGCCTGGGCCAATGCCGCGTGGATACCCGTGACCGTTCAGGAATCCCCCTCCGGCAAATCCATGCCCACGCGGGCCAAAGTGTTGTATTCGGATAAAGGCGTGTATTTTCTGTTTGTCAGCGAAGATCAAAAACTCACGACCACGCTGACGGAAGACTTTGTTGGTTTGTGGAAGGAAGATGTGGTGGAAGTGTTCCTCTGGCCCGATCAAAGCATGCCGGTTTATTTTGAATACGAGCTTTCTCCCATGAACTATGAGTTGCCCATCCTGGTGCCCAATTTCAAAGGACGCGCCATGGGATGGCAGCCGTGGCATTATGCCGATGAACGCAAAACCCAACACGCCACCAGTGCGCAGGGCGGTGAGAAAAAAAGCGGCGCGTCCGTCAAAAGCTGGACGGCCGAGATCTTCATACCCTTCCGGTTGTTGGGCCCGCTCGTGAGCGGCACTCCAAAGCCTGGCGATCGTTGGCGCGCGAACCTTTATCGCATCGACTACGACAACGGAGCCACCTACTACGCCTGGCGCCACACCAGCATGGTGAAGGGCTCCAACTTTCACGAATACGACCGATTTGGTACCCTCTTATTTGAATAA
- a CDS encoding c-type cytochrome, translating into MILTLTRSRPFKVILLLFVVFTLTRCKDKLPPGDPGNGGLLLPRGFEAVVVVDSLRGRARQLAVNDNGDIYVKSRFSKPDARNVVLRDTNGDGKADSIKEFGSYEKERTYGTAMRVHKGYLYLSSELTVYRYKLTPGKMVPEDSIETIVIDDHEHGSHEHIAKPICFDNNGHLYVPFGAPSNSCQIMNRTPQNPGQDPCPQLDLHGGVWRFDENKPRQTQKDGIKFATGIRSVVAMEWNPMDDNLYLVMHGRDDLLRLWPNLFSPWQSAVLPAEEFLKVTEGADFGWPYCYYDQLKEKKVLSPEYGGNGDSVGRCDQFQKPLMGFPGHWAPNDLYFYKGDQYPERYKQGAFIAFHGSTNRAPYPQSGYIIVFVPFKDNKPTGQWEVFADGFAGVDPVVDVSDAVYRPMGIAEGPDGSLYISDTEKGKIWRIMYKGDKAKFGAEDLADMEKRKQATNVRNPDPINDNLDKGKAVGGQKIYETYCATCHQKNGKGASGRFPPLINTEWVNGDKKRLIGIVLNGMEGNLEVNGETFVNAMPQHSFLSDEDVAKTLTYIRQNFGNKASAVETDEVTAVRKKLPKK; encoded by the coding sequence ATGATCCTGACGTTAACCCGCAGCCGGCCTTTCAAAGTGATCTTACTCCTGTTTGTCGTTTTCACGCTCACGCGTTGTAAAGACAAACTTCCCCCCGGCGATCCCGGCAACGGAGGCCTCTTGCTCCCGCGCGGATTCGAAGCCGTGGTGGTGGTCGATAGCTTAAGAGGCCGCGCCCGTCAGCTCGCCGTGAATGACAACGGCGACATCTATGTGAAGTCGCGCTTCTCCAAACCCGACGCCCGCAACGTCGTCCTGCGCGACACGAACGGCGACGGCAAAGCCGACAGCATCAAAGAGTTCGGGAGCTATGAAAAAGAAAGGACGTATGGCACCGCCATGCGCGTCCACAAGGGTTATCTCTATCTCAGTTCAGAACTCACTGTGTATCGCTACAAGTTGACGCCGGGTAAGATGGTCCCCGAAGACTCCATCGAGACCATTGTGATCGATGATCACGAACACGGCTCGCACGAACACATCGCCAAACCCATTTGCTTTGACAACAACGGTCACCTGTATGTGCCCTTCGGCGCGCCTTCTAACTCCTGCCAGATCATGAACCGGACGCCACAAAATCCCGGTCAAGATCCTTGCCCGCAACTGGATCTACACGGCGGTGTGTGGCGCTTTGATGAGAACAAACCGCGCCAGACACAAAAAGACGGCATCAAGTTCGCGACCGGCATCCGCAGCGTTGTGGCCATGGAATGGAACCCGATGGACGACAATCTTTACCTCGTCATGCACGGCCGCGACGACTTGTTGAGACTCTGGCCCAACCTCTTCTCACCCTGGCAAAGCGCCGTCTTGCCGGCGGAAGAGTTCCTGAAAGTGACCGAGGGCGCTGACTTCGGATGGCCGTATTGCTATTATGATCAATTGAAAGAAAAGAAAGTGCTGTCCCCGGAGTACGGTGGCAACGGCGACTCGGTCGGACGCTGCGATCAGTTCCAAAAACCACTCATGGGTTTTCCCGGGCACTGGGCTCCGAATGATCTGTATTTTTACAAAGGCGATCAGTATCCTGAACGATATAAGCAAGGCGCATTCATCGCCTTTCACGGATCTACCAATCGCGCACCCTATCCGCAGTCCGGTTACATCATTGTGTTTGTGCCGTTCAAAGACAACAAACCGACCGGTCAGTGGGAAGTGTTTGCTGATGGCTTTGCCGGCGTAGATCCCGTCGTGGATGTGAGCGATGCGGTCTATCGTCCCATGGGCATTGCTGAAGGTCCCGACGGCTCGTTGTATATTTCCGATACGGAGAAAGGAAAGATCTGGAGGATCATGTACAAGGGCGACAAAGCCAAGTTTGGCGCCGAAGACCTGGCGGATATGGAGAAACGCAAACAAGCCACCAACGTTCGCAACCCTGATCCGATCAACGACAACCTCGACAAAGGGAAGGCCGTGGGTGGACAAAAAATTTACGAGACCTATTGCGCCACGTGTCACCAGAAGAACGGCAAGGGGGCCTCCGGAAGATTCCCGCCGCTGATCAACACCGAGTGGGTGAACGGTGACAAAAAACGATTGATTGGCATCGTGCTGAATGGCATGGAAGGCAACCTTGAAGTGAATGGAGAAACCTTCGTCAACGCCATGCCCCAGCACAGCTTCCTTAGCGACGAAGACGTGGCCAAGACGCTGACCTACATTCGCCAGAATTTCGGCAACAAGGCCAGCGCCGTGGAAACCGACGAAGTGACCGCCGTTCGCAAAAAGCTTCCGAAGAAATAG
- a CDS encoding RidA family protein, giving the protein MKEQRRSTLKKLFASAAGLVGLGIASAKADATPEKEVFNVVKDDQDVPLFSGSTKFNNLVFIAGKGAHFEGDITAHTKHVLDELEKELEKAGSSMKKVLKCSVFLHDLNDYKAMNEAYKGRFGDKPPVRTTVAVYGGVPGDSLVEIDCIAYI; this is encoded by the coding sequence ATGAAAGAACAAAGAAGATCGACCCTCAAAAAATTGTTTGCTTCCGCAGCCGGCCTTGTCGGGCTTGGCATCGCCTCCGCTAAAGCCGACGCAACGCCAGAAAAAGAAGTGTTCAACGTGGTGAAAGACGACCAGGATGTACCGCTCTTCTCCGGTTCCACCAAGTTCAACAACCTGGTATTCATCGCCGGCAAAGGCGCCCACTTCGAAGGCGACATCACGGCCCATACCAAACACGTATTGGACGAGTTGGAGAAAGAACTCGAAAAGGCTGGATCGTCCATGAAGAAAGTGCTGAAATGCAGCGTATTCCTTCACGACCTCAACGACTACAAAGCGATGAACGAAGCCTACAAAGGCCGCTTTGGCGATAAGCCCCCGGTGCGTACAACGGTAGCTGTATACGGCGGAGTTCCCGGCGACTCGCTGGTGGAAATTGACTGCATCGCTTATATCTAA
- a CDS encoding amidohydrolase/deacetylase family metallohydrolase — MLRKYILSLLTVLCFAVSLQAQDYTLLIKGGHVIDPKNNIDDIMDVAIKDDKIALVAKNIDAKKAAQVVDAKGMYVTPGVIDIHSHNFFGTQENHYLGDGFEALPPDGFTFRAGVTTVVDCGGAGWKTFDTFKANVIAHSKTRVLSFLNIVGEGMRGGPYEQNLNDMDAKLTAMVVKQHREIVGIKVAHYTGAEWDPVDRAVEAGKSANVPVIVDFGGHIPNLSIQELFTKHLRPGDIFTHTFARLAGRQPIVGPDGKILPFVVEAQRNGIVFDVGHGGGSFTFVQAIPALKSGFFPNTISTDLHTGSMNAGMKDQLNVMSKFLSMGMPLQQVIKASTWSPAQVIHRDDLGHLTAGAGADVAVFSVLTGKFGFIDSSGAKFQGTQKFDCELTLRDGKVVWDLNGISRPAWDAPEKK; from the coding sequence ATGCTTCGAAAATATATTCTATCCCTTTTAACCGTGCTTTGTTTCGCCGTGTCGTTACAAGCACAAGACTATACCCTATTGATCAAAGGCGGGCATGTCATTGATCCGAAGAACAATATCGACGACATCATGGACGTGGCCATCAAGGATGACAAGATCGCCCTGGTGGCCAAGAACATCGACGCCAAAAAAGCGGCGCAGGTGGTCGACGCCAAAGGCATGTATGTCACGCCGGGCGTTATCGATATTCACTCACACAACTTCTTCGGCACCCAGGAAAATCATTACCTGGGCGACGGATTCGAAGCGCTTCCTCCGGATGGCTTTACCTTCCGGGCCGGTGTGACCACGGTGGTGGATTGCGGCGGTGCCGGATGGAAAACATTCGACACCTTTAAGGCAAACGTCATCGCCCATTCGAAGACCCGTGTGCTTTCCTTCCTCAACATTGTGGGTGAAGGTATGCGCGGCGGCCCTTACGAACAAAACCTCAACGACATGGACGCCAAGCTGACGGCCATGGTGGTGAAACAACACCGCGAGATCGTCGGCATTAAAGTCGCGCACTATACCGGTGCGGAGTGGGATCCGGTGGATCGCGCCGTAGAAGCCGGCAAAAGTGCCAACGTGCCGGTGATCGTGGACTTCGGTGGACACATTCCCAACCTGAGCATCCAGGAACTCTTCACCAAGCACCTCCGCCCCGGCGACATCTTCACACACACCTTCGCGCGCCTGGCAGGACGCCAGCCGATCGTGGGTCCTGATGGAAAAATTCTTCCCTTCGTCGTGGAAGCCCAACGCAACGGCATTGTGTTTGACGTGGGACACGGCGGCGGAAGCTTCACGTTCGTGCAAGCCATACCCGCATTGAAGAGCGGTTTCTTTCCCAACACCATCAGCACCGACCTGCATACCGGTAGCATGAACGCCGGGATGAAAGACCAACTCAACGTGATGTCCAAATTCCTCAGCATGGGCATGCCGCTGCAGCAAGTGATCAAAGCCTCGACCTGGAGCCCCGCCCAAGTGATCCATCGCGACGACCTCGGTCACCTCACCGCCGGTGCCGGCGCGGATGTCGCGGTCTTTAGTGTGTTGACGGGAAAATTCGGATTCATCGACTCCAGTGGCGCCAAATTCCAGGGTACGCAGAAATTTGATTGTGAGCTTACGCTGCGCGATGGCAAAGTCGTGTGGGATTTGAATGGTATCTCCAGACCGGCGTGGGACGCGCCGGAGAAAAAGTAA
- a CDS encoding NAD-dependent epimerase/dehydratase family protein gives MKTTVRAIVTGVTGMVGEGVLHECLQDSAVEAVLVITRKPSGVTHPKLKEIVHADFFDLTPIQSQLAGYNACFFCLGVSSVGMKEPEYTKMTYTLTLHLATILSKQNPGMTFCYVSGAGTDSTESKGMWARVKGKTENDLFKLPFKQAIAFRPGFMLPTPGLKNVLSFYKYVNWMFPVSRKLFPKYFCTLAEVGKAMIRTVTVGTDKKILEVPDIVALAHA, from the coding sequence ATGAAGACCACTGTAAGAGCGATCGTCACCGGCGTTACCGGCATGGTAGGAGAGGGCGTGTTGCACGAATGTTTGCAAGATAGCGCCGTGGAAGCCGTGCTGGTGATCACCCGCAAGCCCAGCGGTGTGACCCATCCTAAGCTAAAGGAGATCGTCCACGCCGATTTTTTTGATCTCACGCCCATCCAAAGCCAGCTCGCGGGCTACAACGCCTGCTTTTTTTGCCTGGGAGTTTCGTCGGTGGGGATGAAGGAACCGGAGTATACAAAAATGACCTACACGCTCACGCTGCACTTGGCGACGATATTGTCCAAACAAAATCCCGGCATGACGTTTTGCTATGTCTCCGGGGCTGGCACCGACTCCACCGAGAGCAAGGGAATGTGGGCGCGTGTGAAAGGAAAAACGGAAAACGACCTGTTCAAGCTGCCCTTCAAACAAGCCATTGCGTTCCGGCCGGGATTTATGTTGCCTACGCCGGGGTTGAAGAATGTGCTATCGTTTTATAAATATGTGAACTGGATGTTTCCCGTGAGCCGTAAGCTCTTTCCGAAATATTTCTGCACGCTGGCGGAGGTGGGAAAGGCGATGATCCGTACGGTGACGGTTGGCACGGATAAGAAGATATTGGAGGTGCCCGATATTGTAGCGCTTGCCCATGCGTAG
- a CDS encoding FG-GAP repeat domain-containing protein — protein MPVYFYVLFAIGLFTSDEPPFQPQVVDDSISIGYGLAIGDVDGDGKPDILLADKKQFVWYRNGDWKRFLMAENLTASDNVCIAARDIDRDGKVEVAVGAQWNPSETADTVKSGAVFYLSRPNDPTQPWKATALHHEPTVHRMRWVKVGPTQFHLVVVPLHGRGNANGAGDGVKVLAYIPPTKQLDDATKWKYALIDRSMHLTHNLDVIPERKNESIYIGGKEGIKAFYYDGKTWKPGPVVVGDKSFGEVRRTTSGNETLVAAVEPMHGTDLTLYASSGKTNTFSRNVLTTGLNQGHALAVGDLMGLGNSQVVVGWREPDADKKTGIKMFIPANSTYTQWNAVAIDDNEMACEDLQVADLNGDDKKEIIAAGRASHNLKIYWNHSPAK, from the coding sequence ATGCCAGTATATTTCTATGTACTTTTTGCAATAGGGCTTTTCACCAGCGACGAGCCTCCCTTTCAACCCCAGGTGGTCGACGATTCCATATCCATCGGCTATGGCCTGGCTATCGGGGATGTAGACGGAGACGGAAAGCCGGATATTTTATTGGCCGACAAAAAACAATTTGTCTGGTATCGCAACGGCGACTGGAAGCGCTTCCTGATGGCCGAAAACCTCACCGCCTCCGACAACGTCTGCATCGCCGCCCGCGACATCGACCGCGACGGCAAAGTGGAAGTGGCCGTCGGTGCCCAATGGAATCCCTCGGAGACGGCCGATACCGTGAAGTCAGGCGCCGTTTTCTACCTTTCCCGTCCCAACGATCCAACCCAGCCCTGGAAAGCCACGGCGCTTCACCACGAGCCCACCGTGCACCGCATGCGTTGGGTCAAGGTCGGCCCTACGCAGTTCCACCTCGTGGTCGTGCCGCTTCATGGCCGGGGAAACGCTAATGGCGCGGGAGATGGTGTGAAGGTCCTGGCCTACATTCCCCCCACGAAGCAACTCGACGACGCCACAAAATGGAAGTATGCCCTGATCGACCGCTCCATGCACCTCACCCACAACCTCGACGTGATCCCGGAGCGAAAAAATGAGTCCATCTACATCGGCGGGAAAGAAGGGATCAAAGCCTTTTACTACGACGGCAAAACCTGGAAACCCGGTCCCGTAGTTGTTGGAGACAAAAGTTTTGGCGAAGTACGCCGGACAACCTCCGGAAACGAAACCCTTGTCGCCGCTGTGGAGCCGATGCACGGAACGGACCTCACGCTCTATGCATCTTCGGGAAAAACAAATACCTTCTCGCGAAACGTGTTAACCACAGGACTCAACCAAGGCCATGCGCTGGCCGTGGGCGATCTTATGGGCCTGGGCAATAGCCAGGTAGTGGTGGGCTGGCGTGAGCCGGATGCCGATAAAAAAACGGGTATCAAAATGTTCATTCCCGCCAACAGCACCTACACCCAATGGAACGCCGTCGCCATCGACGACAATGAAATGGCCTGCGAAGATCTACAGGTGGCCGATTTGAATGGCGACGACAAAAAGGAAATCATCGCCGCCGGAAGAGCGTCGCACAACCTGAAGATCTATTGGAATCATTCACCCGCAAAATAA